A window of Plodia interpunctella isolate USDA-ARS_2022_Savannah chromosome 3, ilPloInte3.2, whole genome shotgun sequence genomic DNA:
ccGAAAATAATTTGGAATCATGTCGGCGTAATAtgtaaagagatgaattaattcggCCAAACGGGCATgatctcgatagctcagtggttatGAGCACTGTCTCGGATAGATGGGACGGAATTCAATTGCCGCTCcaattcagatttttttgatttaattaaataatgatgatATTTAATGAtgtaaaaagcatgtgtgacatgtataacaaaaccatTCAATAAGACTTTGAGTGTCAAAAATCTATCACTGACTGTACCACTCACCTTATTGTTGCAAGCCCAACTGATAGCACAGAACAGAACAAAAAGGGCGAAGAAAGTAGTTAAGAACAGCGGTATAGTCTCCCAGTACGTCCGCATCACATACAAGATTTGCAACTTCTTGGACCACGGCATGTCGTATTGGCTGGGGGGGATCAATTGGGACATGACCCGGGCAGGGACCACTAGGGGTTTCATAGGGACTGCTATCTTTTGCCCCTTGAATGACACCTGTAGGAAATTAATCCTCAACGCAGACGTACATCGACCCGCTTCTCGCAGAAACTTCGACAGCATCATGCATTTAGTTGCGTCCTTGGTCTTTTTGAAAGAATCCCCACGAAAGTCTCAATAGTTTTTACGGAGCTATCATCAGCTTTAAAGTAAAAGAATTGGACTAATATGGATCTCAGAATAGATCTGAGATCAAGTCCGTAATTTTCGTcgaaatttcacatttattgatctatatttttacatttctttAGATTATGGGGAGATTTCTAATTTGGCACTGATTATAACAGACACAGATTACCAATTAGTTAACAGAATGAGAATAATATTCCACAtttgaatatgtattttttaaaatatatttgaaccATGATGGGCTGAATGAAAACATTCAATATGTTACCATAAAGTCAGAAAAATTCAAGAATATTATAACCATAAAGATTTACTGTGTTgtgttgtacggagtacctaatAATTCCATGGTTATAACGTTTCATAACATTGCATCAGCTATATCCTCACtggataaattaaatgtctatGCTAATTTTCTACGAAACTTTCTTCTgtaatcattatcatcatcgcCAGCGTGTCAAGCGCGCGGGGCCCTTCTATCTATGGTTTCAAGTCCCACCCCACGTCTACCGTGGTCTGCCGGGTTCAAACCGAAACAATCTCACACATAGGCAACAATTGAATGATGTAAGGTACGTCCATGGGGTATGACCGATCATTCAGcatttatgaaacaaaaataaataaccctgtgtttatttttccgtGAAAATAACGCtggcttttaattttatgtctagcagaaaaaaataaataaacacctTTGACTTCGTCATATGACCTTGTcattagaaatttaaaagtcaatcgatattttttttatttcatttcttttataaattttataaaaattaactttaagcacactattttagataaatataatctaatttcAAACTATGGATATTTCGAATGAAAAATGGAGAAAAACCAGTTTGAATTTAAACTCTTGAATAAGTGCGCGGCGAACGTGTAAGTAGAATTCAACTCAACGGATTTGACACCCTGCGttattccaaaattcccacattttagattttattatttttaagattattttcccGCCCAGAAGAAGACTACTGGaccatttacaatatatattttaagaaagtTCTGGCTCCGCATTTGCCTCAGTCAGGAAGTGCCTCCGAATCAATCTTACGCGCTGATTCGCCCGAACATGACTCAGGGCGTGCTGCTGCTCAGTGCTCGCGCAGCCGGTGCAGGAGCCAGCCATTAAATTACGGAGCAAGTACATTATAGACATGTTTCCAGAGTGTGGTAGCGCCGGCGTCTGTGATGACGCTGCGCACACCACGACGCCGCATCTCGCCTCGGACCAAGCGACGGTACCGAGCCATCAAGGACTTCTTACGACGAGCGATTGGTAATTTTCTTACCGATAGTGTCTCGTCTTTACATCTTCATCCCTtatggggtagacagagccaagagttgcgaaactcgaaagCCACGTTTAGCTGTATCATATGCTTATTAAGATATAGTGACAGGATGCTAGCACATAGCCTTACTTCTCAACTAAATCTTATTTCAATGCATAAAAGGAGGTTCCAAATTTTCAAGCACAGGCCTCACCTAAATTTTCCCATTAATCTTTTggatattattgttaattatattattgttattatcaaatatattatttcaggaAGCTCATCGCAACCggatatcaaaattaattcaagTATTGCTGTCAATGTAACAAACTTAAAACATCAAATAGTAGGCATTGAACGTCAACTCAATGAAGTgagcaaacattttttgtgCACAGACTGTGTTGACTCAAACGAGTCAACTTCTTCCATTGGAAGGGAAAGATCTATCGCCGCTCGAACAGTTACACTAAAAGCTGATACGTCAACTGAAAGGAATTCGCGTGAAAGTAAAACTAAATTCCTGTTCCAGAAATTAAACGATAGAAAAGTCTCAGATGAAAGTGATTTAGTAGAACATTCAGAATCTGATCGTAATTACTTGAAACATGTCGAATCGTGTAGGAAGACAAAAACAAGTCCCAAAATTGACACCAAGTCGAAAGAAAGCAAACACAGACAAAGGCCAGAAATGGAAGAAAGTCAACTCTATTATGGAAAACAAAAATCGAAATCAACTTATGGACGTTTCTCTTCATCGTTCTCAACAAGTTACCATTCGTTGATTGACCCGAGATATGAGCGCACTTTGCGTGCTGATTACGATGCACATCATCACACAGCGCGTAACGAGTCGGGATACCACAGACATCGTACACATGAAAGAGCTGCACATCAACATTCAAAGCATATCCCCTATATTGAATCCAAAGAAGTCTCAGCAAAAAGAATTGTTAGGAACGAAGACAAGCGTGAAAGAAGACGAAAAGATAAAACTTCGCGAGAACGCCGTGAATTAGATCCAGATTTTATCGATAACATTATACAAAGACAATATAGACCGGTCACGATGTTTGGCAGAAGAGAATCAAATGTCAGTCAATTTTCTGCCCCCATTTGCCGCGACCAAGAATTTAAAAgtcctgaaaatattttactaggaTCAGATTTATGTTCTTGTTGTTATACAGATCGGAAACATAGAACCGCTAAGTATAATGATGTGAGTGATATGAGAAGCATTTGTGATACAAGACTCTATAGCTCAAAAAAGAACATTAGACACAAGACCTGTAGACGACAGtctaattacaattataatgaTACTTCAATGTACGACGTAGTTCCTGTTAGGGAAAAATATAGTCCTAAAATGCAGAGAAAAATCATAGAGGATTTAATGTGTTATTCTAATCATAAAGAAGTTCCTCCATCGCCTAGGACTCTCCGGCCACGGTTGAATTTGAAAGCGCAAAATTTTAGTAACATGGATATGGATGAAGTTGAGTACTATAATAGCAGGAGACATACTAGAAATAGAAATGACAGACCCCGACATTACAGTGATTGCTGTAGTAACAAGTCTTCATCATTAAGGAATCTGGACTATCCCTATAATATGGAAACTAACAAACGAGAAATCAATCAACAAATAATGGGTACAACTAGTTATCGGGAGTCAATACAATCCCCTCAATTAAATAACGAAGCTACAAATACTAATCAAGCTCAAGCCATCAACACAACTATAAACAAATTACAGGATATAGAGAGTACAACTGATAAAACGGATAAAGCATTATGTGAAATCAAAGATATTCTTCAACATTTCCtacaagaaataaagaaagaaagtgtTTCTCTAGACTCTAGCAGCAAAAGCGAACCAGTTCCATCGGCTGAgattaaacaaaatactgtAAAAGCAAACACAACCTTCGACGACCCTAGTTCTCAGAGTGATACTAATAACTGCAGCTTGGGTCCGCTGCCTTTACCACAGCCATTCTTGAGCCCACATTATTTAAATCCTTGTTGTTATCCTGTATTTCCTACATATCCAATAAATTGCATGCAAAATAGCTTTGTCGTACCGAGTCCTAGTTGCACTTGTGCTTGCACTAATAAGCCCGAGAAACCCCTCACCACTGACAAAGATACTTCACCCAACACTAATATTAAGAAGATCAACAATAATACCGAAACAGATAAACTAATcaaggaaatatataatttagtgaCACAATCTCCTCGAACTGCACGTAAAAAAgacgacaaaaatatttctagtaGAAAAGAGAAACCGAAGCCAGTAGTCACGAGAAGTGTAGGTGACAGTATTAAACTAACAAGACATGATGTCAAAGTTGGAACTccgaaattgaaattatattccaAAAGCTGCGAAGCAATTGGTTCTCCGTTAGATGAGGAACACACCGCCAGAACTACTGCCAGCTATTCGGACACAGTTATAGGCAAGCTAAGTCTAGAAGCGACAGCTGCAGAATCAACGTCTACGGAAACCGAAATCAGCACAGTTCTTACTACTTCTACAGAAAagaaggtatttttatcctgaaaattGTGCTtctatatatctttttttttttaataaattctcaaatctttacaattaattaaacttatcaCTTTTCATATTCACAGGATCATGGTCGAATTTCTAAAGTGCTTCATTCTTTTGGGCtcataaaaaagaagaaaaaagacGTAATCGAGGAAGAGGATGAAGACGAGAGCGAAAGTGAAAGTTCCACCGAAGTTGAAATAAGGAAGAAACGGAGAGGTCCAGAATTTCCTCAAGAAATAATCAATTACGCGATGCACGGTCAAGAATTTTTCCACCTCCCTCCAATACCGCCGCCGCATCTTCACCACGAGTATCTAGCCCACCAACCGAACTTGCTTCATCACCATTACAGCGCATATCCAGGATATCCAAGCTCATTAATTCAGCCTACAGCTCCACCATGCCCTTGCGTAAGCCCACATGGAGAACCacaatatcatcatcattcaaAAAGCCATCATAATCCACATTACAACCATCAACAAAACTACTATAATCCACAAAATAGACAGCCCGAAGTGCCTTTGTGCCTCAAAGAAATAGAGGTGAAGAGTACTGCGACGCAGAGCGATAGGAAATTAccattttttggaaaattcgGCAGACGTTCACAGGAAATGGCGCCCCTGATACACCACCACCCAATGCCGCCGCCGAAAACTATTTCCACTCAAACAAAGCAAAATAAACCAAGCTTTTGGCAGAAACTAAACACACCGAAACCCATGACAGAGTCTGACCCTCGAATGTTTTcttttagaaaacaaaaagaGCTCTTAGCAGGCGACGCAAAACTTAAAAACGCTATGTTAAAAAAGTTGTTCCATAAAAGGAATCCTTTTTCACCGAATAATCTGATCGTGAAGACTCTAATGGGAAGAGATCCGTCCAGCTTTGGAGATGCACCGGTGATGCAACGACCCAAGATGTTCCTATAAAGCCTTGCCAGTCTAGTTTGTCTAAATTGTATTGtggttgaaaaatattgtagggTTTGTGATGTTTTGATTTGTCATTTTATGTGTTGTTCTTAAGAAAAGTTTTGAAAGAATTGCCAGTGtaccaatttattaatttacttcgTCGCCCATTCTATTATACCACTGACGTACTATGTTACTCTGTATTTGTGTGGATGATCGTTAAAAAGATAACAACTATCCTCACTCCTAACTAGTCACTGTTGATGAGTGACCCATAACAAGATATAGATGCCTATACATAAGATATAGAGAaatcctatttatatttttgactcCCAGCTGCTGTGACTTGTCTGCGTGAGTGTCCACAATTGACGACCGCCCACTGACGTCAACCTCAGTAAATCCCTGCaactctttgggaatgctatatTTAGTTGATTTAGAACGGACCCGCGCACGctcttctaaatctatggtctagttgcctatcagctgtcaaagtTTTCTATCACATTCCAAGGATCCCGCGCGCGGGGCTCTAAATCTTTCTAAGGGGGCTTTCTAAATCGAAATAGTACTCTTCGAGGAATTCGAGTGGTCTAGGTAACCCACAGATAttacttatatgtttttatacctGTAAGGTAACCACACAACAATCTGTTTTTAAACGtgactaatatataatacgaTCAAGTTAGAGGAtcatcattaattaataatattgttttactctaatgattatcaaaatatatatcgataCATATTAACCTTCTCAAATATTCTTCCACCTACTTCCATAACATTTCAAAGCATGCTGGTTGCAAAGTTTTGGCATATTGACGTATATCTGCCAGAATGTTAATgaatatatcattttttttttctatttcaaatcAAACATCTAATgtgaaactcaaaaattaaaatttttgtatcttACTTTGTTagttattaagtaggtataagtTACGTAAATTATAAACTATGATTTGAAagacagtaaaaaaaatagtagcaAGTTGCCCCTGGAGTTATATGCAGACGTGACTATACCTCTTTTCCATTAGGTGAgcaaatttttttacacaactcCCTAAAAAGTGAGGTTGCCTTAGAGAAGATATTAAAGGAATTTGAGAATCACTCAGCTATAGTATTGCTTTATTATCTCACTCTTCGATAAAATACCTAACATCTTCGTTACAGCGAGAAGGCCCGTCGAAATGGCCGATGAAGTCCCAAATAGTCTGAAGCAACGTTTTAAGGGGGTTGAAAACTTTCTTCGCAGAATCGCTTTCAATTTAGGTTAGTACGcaagtttattacaaaatccaAAACACCTCTATTTTTAACGTAAAAGGAtagtaaaaatctttttaatatttcaggaAATTCACCATCACAAACTGAAGTCAAAATTATCTCCTGCATTCCCATAGACGTCACTGAccttcaacaaaaaatatgtgatttgGAGAGAGTAGTGACACGCTTGCACAAGCCGCCTGCAATAGTGCACACTGCTCTGTGCGAGCCTACCCGCTGTGAGGCCGAACCGCCTGCCTTCCAAGAGAGGGAACTTCAGCAAACAAACCTCCCGGAAAGTCCCGCTtgtgacaatattttaaaggaCGTTAAATATCTCAGCGAAAAAAAACCCTCAGTattgaaaataagtaataatgcACGTGAATTCAGTACTCTTACACCTGTACCGAATACTACAGTCATAGACAATATTGCAGAAAAGAATAGAGGGAACACTATTAGCTCCAGTCTAAtcacttttttaaatggaaacaatgagaaaaataacattattaaaaataacttttccaAAAAATTGAGGAGAAAGCTAGAGAAGAGGAGGAACAGCAAACCAAAGAGCCACCTGGTGTTCTACGCACAAACAGACGATTCACCGTTTAAAATTCACAATCAAGTTGAGAAGAGAGCCACTAATGTTGTTGATAAGAAATTGGGTAAGagcaagaaagagaaaaagacTACGAAACTTTATacgaataattattatctgaGTGATATGGTACGCCAGTACGAGCCTTTAATGCACCAGTTGTCAGGAGCGACTTATGTTGAAAGCGACTTTTCATCGCCAATCTGCAGAGACATAGAGTACAATTGCTCGACTGCAGCCTATGGATCTGATTTATGTTCGTGTTGTCATAAGGACTTCGTCAACATCGATAACGGTGAAGTCAGTCAAGAGTTTGGATTCAGTAGTAAGTTCCAGGAACAAATAAACAGTCAAAACATGTACTACGACTCGAGCCTCTATGATTTAGTGCCTGTTAAAGAAGCTCCAgttaaacctaaaaaaatgACAGCCCCCGTCAAAGAAGCTTTAATTAAACCTAAGAAAAACTTGGAActgtataaaactaaaaagaacCAAAGATATGAAATTGACTTTTCGCACTACATGGATCATTATGGTGATAGACCATATGATCGCTCAATGtatgttaattataatactCTAGCACCGGCACCTAGAGTCGTGCAGACTACACCCAGGACCAAAGCACCTACTCGTAAAACATGTAGAAGAAAACCAGTAACACGACGAATAAGCATTTACAATGATGACATAGGTGAAGCCACTTCATATAGCTGTCGCATTGAGTGCGGAGACGTGTACAAAAAAACAACTTGTATACCTGAACCATCAAAAAAGACAgaggaaagaaaaaaaacagttaCTTACAATGATGCCGAGACAGCCACAATCAACAATACTGAATGCCAAACTGTGACTACAATACAAAACGTGGAAAACGACTCAATCCCATCTGACGACAAAACTGAAATAACcttaaaccaaataaaatctatactacAATCTGTGCTGACAGaagtaaaaacaaacagtaaattaaataaaccaaaGGTAGGTGTCgaagtaaaattaaagaaagatGCTGTTATACAAAACGGCACTTCTTTCGGTACAATGCCAGGAAGCTCGCGTCTTTTAAATAGCTTCTCATATGGAGCTTACAACACGGGGCCTTATGGGGCGTCGTGTTCACACCCAATAAACTCTGGCCAACAGTGGTCAGGTGTGCCCTTTCCACCTAGATGTATGCACAATTATCCCGTCTTCATCCAATCACCTGGTCGGCTGCCCTACGGCgcttgttttaaaaatacccCGCATGTGATTAAACAATCCGCACATACTGCATGCAGAGCAAGTGCAGCTACCAATACTAATCACGAAAGGCGAGACGACCATAATTACGAAACTGACACATTGATCAAAGAAATTTACAAGTCCATAGCTCTTAACATAGACATGCCGAAAAAAGACACTTCCACAAGCAACTGCAGTAGCGTTTGGAAGCAGCGTTCAAGTCGCACCTCTACTAAATCCAGCTTTAAACACGATAAAACTGCGAGACAAGTGTTTCCCTTGGGCCCACCAAGTCACGTAAGCAACGGAAGACACGCAAATAATCCTGTAACATTCAGTCAATTAGGTTCGAATTCACAGATAAGTAGGAAAAGGGATGGGAGGAGTTCAGTGCAGTCGACTCCGTACAGTTCGAACACGTTCAATAATAAGTTGACATCGAATAGTTTAACTGTGCAGTCTAACACGATGAGTTCCACCAATGAAGGACGAATGAAAAGCAACCGGCACTACCTGGACACAACGCAGGAGCTGCCGTCCGAAAACGAGATCGAGATCAGGGAGCCTAAAAAGAAAGTCGTGGTGTCAGACCGTCGGCCACCAACCACGAGCACAGGCGTCACAGCCGAAACAGCCGAAGAAGAATCTGACGGGTCCGTACAAACGATCCTTCCGGATGAAGCAATTAACGAGgtaacttttaaattacttcGCCATTAAATCTAAGCCTCGTGTTTGTTTCCACAATTTGTAACTCTTAATTTCggattatttgataaatacgGTTTACATTTCAGCGCAGGTAGTGTAATTTATTAgctttcaaataattatttaattgcagAAGAAAAAAGGTGCAAATCTATTCTCTAAGATGATCCAGTCGGTGAAACTGTTTAAGAACAGAAGGAGGAGGAGTCAGAAATCCAAAATAGACtctgaagaagaagaaagcgACTCTGACGATTACCAAACTATTTACAGTCAGCAAGTGCAACAGCCCAGAAGACCCCTCATACAGATACATGTGCCACCTCGCAAGCTTCCCCACTCTAAGGTGAGTTCCCAGCATTGAagacatttaaaattgttgcTACTAATGATGAATGAAATCTTTCAGGTGTCGTATTCGAGGCAAATGAGAGGCCGAAACCAGGAAAAGCAGCGGCGCTCGCCCATGGAGCAAGAGTATCGGAGACAATGGAACGAACGGCTGATGTATCAGCGGAGGCCTCCTCGCTCTACCGACCAATCAGAGCGCAGCTATAAAGGCTCACAGAGGTAATCAGGTACCTACCCCaattgcttttttattaactactagatgttgcccggagcttcgctcccgtgggaattttgagataatatatagtcttgaataatgtacctttctaatggtgaaagaatttttgaactCAGGCAGTTTCAGTGATTACCCGCCCCAAACCTACAAGCTCACAAAGTCACAGTCTcaacaaacgcttacctctttataataatagtaggcAAACTGACATCCGGCCGACGTCTCCCTACCATCCACCTCACCGCCTATGGTGTTACGTGTGCTTTCCATAATAACTATATGTTTCATGCCCTTTTCGAAGAACAGTCTTATTGAAGTCTACAATGTAGATTCCAGTATATACTTACCCATTTACACTACcactatttaaacaaattattcccAGAACAAGCGAGCTTGCCCGTTGCAAAGCAACATGGATAAATCTATCATTATACCTGCACAAAGTACACAGCTGGTGCAACTATTCTTTGTCTGTCTGGGCCTTCGTTGGTCATCATCATAACGCACACTAACCAATTTTACACCAGGACCTATGACAAACCATACAACTCGCCGTACATGCCGAAACCAGTGATGGTGGAGCAAGGTATACCAGTGCAGAATACAATGTTCCAAGACATTTTGTCGACCATGTCGAAGCAGAAGCCCTACGTCCCGCCGCCGCAGCGCATGGGTCCCGGGCCGCCTAAAGGAATGTCCTGGTTCCAGAAACGAATGCGTTGCGGCGAAAATATTGTCAAGAGTTTGATTGTCAACAATTGAGGGTGCAGGGACAAGTCGAAATGGCAGTGCCTGGTGTCTGGTCATAGGTTCAAATGAGACTACTACTGCGCTCCTATGCATCATACATTTGTGGTATTAACAAGGAATCCGTCAAAAACGTGTGTGCTAACTTTTGTTGGAAAGATTCGTTCCGGGTTCCAAATAAATGTTCGTCACCAGGCATACAACGTTCCAACTTTGTGCCATTTCGAAATGTCACAGTACACAATGGGTGTAGATTTGGTTAAAGTGAATTCAAAATCGCCTCTATCTATAGTAGTTGTTGTTTACAAGCTATTCAGATACGATTTTGAACATTAGCAGAATCAACACCCAGTTTctgtgttaataaaaaaatatcgcggGCAATGCCAGGAAGGAAGAAATGGTACATGATATGGTTAGGTTTGGTATAGTTTCCGGATTATGTTGACTGAGAAAATTCATTGTCTATGGTTGCTATGTTATATGACTAGAATaagcttttttttaatctgtcatATTCAGTTTTGTGGCAATAGTCCGACGATTATGAATGttgtgtatattatttatatattgtcatgtatcataaaatttgttataattagcTCTTGTGCAGTTAATGTATtctattaaattgaaattgccTTTGCTCGTGTATGAATTTCTTCCTTCgtgttttatatgttttaaattgtttgtgtAATACAGGAATTATtggaaactataaataaaatgtctgtcatattttattatttttttcatgatttttatttctatacttgataataaaaataactggactatgtctgtacataggagatacctatttttatcgtaaatacttatataaaaaggaGAGGACTAATTACGGTCAATAGCCAAAACAATTGGaagtagttttgtttttaatagagGTATTATTTAGGAAAACCTTGGAAATTCCAGAGCCCTACTATTGCACATAACGCCAGAGGGCTAACGCGAGTAATACGCCG
This region includes:
- the LOC128683512 gene encoding uncharacterized protein LOC128683512, encoding MMLSKFLREAGRCTSALRINFLQVSFKGQKIAVPMKPLVVPARVMSQLIPPSQYDMPWSKKLQILYVMRTYWETIPLFLTTFFALFVLFCAISWACNNKVDIVFSANSRANISRTMDLRNPSIHKMRIINQRYPPWPELQDTLDKMKEAEKRALTRAQTCATP
- the LOC128683754 gene encoding uncharacterized protein LOC128683754 yields the protein MTLRTPRRRISPRTKRRYRAIKDFLRRAIGSSSQPDIKINSSIAVNVTNLKHQIVGIERQLNEVSKHFLCTDCVDSNESTSSIGRERSIAARTVTLKADTSTERNSRESKTKFLFQKLNDRKVSDESDLVEHSESDRNYLKHVESCRKTKTSPKIDTKSKESKHRQRPEMEESQLYYGKQKSKSTYGRFSSSFSTSYHSLIDPRYERTLRADYDAHHHTARNESGYHRHRTHERAAHQHSKHIPYIESKEVSAKRIVRNEDKRERRRKDKTSRERRELDPDFIDNIIQRQYRPVTMFGRRESNVSQFSAPICRDQEFKSPENILLGSDLCSCCYTDRKHRTAKYNDVSDMRSICDTRLYSSKKNIRHKTCRRQSNYNYNDTSMYDVVPVREKYSPKMQRKIIEDLMCYSNHKEVPPSPRTLRPRLNLKAQNFSNMDMDEVEYYNSRRHTRNRNDRPRHYSDCCSNKSSSLRNLDYPYNMETNKREINQQIMGTTSYRESIQSPQLNNEATNTNQAQAINTTINKLQDIESTTDKTDKALCEIKDILQHFLQEIKKESVSLDSSSKSEPVPSAEIKQNTVKANTTFDDPSSQSDTNNCSLGPLPLPQPFLSPHYLNPCCYPVFPTYPINCMQNSFVVPSPSCTCACTNKPEKPLTTDKDTSPNTNIKKINNNTETDKLIKEIYNLVTQSPRTARKKDDKNISSRKEKPKPVVTRSVGDSIKLTRHDVKVGTPKLKLYSKSCEAIGSPLDEEHTARTTASYSDTVIGKLSLEATAAESTSTETEISTVLTTSTEKKDHGRISKVLHSFGLIKKKKKDVIEEEDEDESESESSTEVEIRKKRRGPEFPQEIINYAMHGQEFFHLPPIPPPHLHHEYLAHQPNLLHHHYSAYPGYPSSLIQPTAPPCPCVSPHGEPQYHHHSKSHHNPHYNHQQNYYNPQNRQPEVPLCLKEIEVKSTATQSDRKLPFFGKFGRRSQEMAPLIHHHPMPPPKTISTQTKQNKPSFWQKLNTPKPMTESDPRMFSFRKQKELLAGDAKLKNAMLKKLFHKRNPFSPNNLIVKTLMGRDPSSFGDAPVMQRPKMFL
- the LOC128683420 gene encoding uncharacterized protein LOC128683420 isoform X2, translated to MADEVPNSLKQRFKGVENFLRRIAFNLGNSPSQTEVKIISCIPIDVTDLQQKICDLERVVTRLHKPPAIVHTALCEPTRCEAEPPAFQERELQQTNLPESPACDNILKDVKYLSEKKPSVLKISNNAREFSTLTPVPNTTVIDNIAEKNRGNTISSSLITFLNGNNEKNNIIKNNFSKKLRRKLEKRRNSKPKSHLVFYAQTDDSPFKIHNQVEKRATNVVDKKLGKSKKEKKTTKLYTNNYYLSDMVRQYEPLMHQLSGATYVESDFSSPICRDIEYNCSTAAYGSDLCSCCHKDFVNIDNGEVSQEFGFSSKFQEQINSQNMYYDSSLYDLVPVKEAPVKPKKMTAPVKEALIKPKKNLELYKTKKNQRYEIDFSHYMDHYGDRPYDRSMYVNYNTLAPAPRVVQTTPRTKAPTRKTCRRKPVTRRISIYNDDIGEATSYSCRIECGDVYKKTTCIPEPSKKTEERKKTVTYNDAETATINNTECQTVTTIQNVENDSIPSDDKTEITLNQIKSILQSVLTEVKTNSKLNKPKVGVEVKLKKDAVIQNGTSFGTMPGSSRLLNSFSYGAYNTGPYGASCSHPINSGQQWSGVPFPPRCMHNYPVFIQSPGRLPYGACFKNTPHVIKQSAHTACRASAATNTNHERRDDHNYETDTLIKEIYKSIALNIDMPKKDTSTSNCSSVWKQRSSRTSTKSSFKHDKTARQVFPLGPPSHVSNGRHANNPVTFSQLGSNSQISRKRDGRSSVQSTPYSSNTFNNKLTSNSLTVQSNTMSSTNEGRMKSNRHYLDTTQELPSENEIEIREPKKKVVVSDRRPPTTSTGVTAETAEEESDGSVQTILPDEAINEKKKGANLFSKMIQSVKLFKNRRRRSQKSKIDSEEEESDSDDYQTIYSQQVQQPRRPLIQIHVPPRKLPHSKVSYSRQMRGRNQEKQRRSPMEQEYRRQWNERLMYQRRPPRSTDQSERSYKGSQR
- the LOC128683420 gene encoding uncharacterized protein LOC128683420 isoform X1, translating into MADEVPNSLKQRFKGVENFLRRIAFNLGNSPSQTEVKIISCIPIDVTDLQQKICDLERVVTRLHKPPAIVHTALCEPTRCEAEPPAFQERELQQTNLPESPACDNILKDVKYLSEKKPSVLKISNNAREFSTLTPVPNTTVIDNIAEKNRGNTISSSLITFLNGNNEKNNIIKNNFSKKLRRKLEKRRNSKPKSHLVFYAQTDDSPFKIHNQVEKRATNVVDKKLGKSKKEKKTTKLYTNNYYLSDMVRQYEPLMHQLSGATYVESDFSSPICRDIEYNCSTAAYGSDLCSCCHKDFVNIDNGEVSQEFGFSSKFQEQINSQNMYYDSSLYDLVPVKEAPVKPKKMTAPVKEALIKPKKNLELYKTKKNQRYEIDFSHYMDHYGDRPYDRSMYVNYNTLAPAPRVVQTTPRTKAPTRKTCRRKPVTRRISIYNDDIGEATSYSCRIECGDVYKKTTCIPEPSKKTEERKKTVTYNDAETATINNTECQTVTTIQNVENDSIPSDDKTEITLNQIKSILQSVLTEVKTNSKLNKPKVGVEVKLKKDAVIQNGTSFGTMPGSSRLLNSFSYGAYNTGPYGASCSHPINSGQQWSGVPFPPRCMHNYPVFIQSPGRLPYGACFKNTPHVIKQSAHTACRASAATNTNHERRDDHNYETDTLIKEIYKSIALNIDMPKKDTSTSNCSSVWKQRSSRTSTKSSFKHDKTARQVFPLGPPSHVSNGRHANNPVTFSQLGSNSQISRKRDGRSSVQSTPYSSNTFNNKLTSNSLTVQSNTMSSTNEGRMKSNRHYLDTTQELPSENEIEIREPKKKVVVSDRRPPTTSTGVTAETAEEESDGSVQTILPDEAINEKKKGANLFSKMIQSVKLFKNRRRRSQKSKIDSEEEESDSDDYQTIYSQQVQQPRRPLIQIHVPPRKLPHSKVSYSRQMRGRNQEKQRRSPMEQEYRRQWNERLMYQRRPPRSTDQSERSYKGSQRTYDKPYNSPYMPKPVMVEQGIPVQNTMFQDILSTMSKQKPYVPPPQRMGPGPPKGMSWFQKRMRCGENIVKSLIVNN